The window CTTCTGGCTCGCCGGGCATAGCAGGGCCGCCGCTGTCGAAACCTATTGAGTGCTGACCCATGACCTATGTCGTGACCGACAACTGCATCCGCTGCAAATATATGGATTGCGTCGAGGTCTGTCCCGTGGACTGTTTCTACGAGGGCGAGAATATGCTGGTCATCAATCCCAATGAGTGCATCGACTGCGGCGTGTGCGAACCTGAATGCCCCGCCGAAGCCATTCTG of the Sphingobium herbicidovorans genome contains:
- the fdxA gene encoding ferredoxin FdxA, with translation MTYVVTDNCIRCKYMDCVEVCPVDCFYEGENMLVINPNECIDCGVCEPECPAEAILPDTENGLEKWLELNTKFSAEWPNITVKGDAPADADDMKGIENKLEKFFSPEPGSGS